The window AACTGAGGATCGGCATCCtggatgattattattcAGGGGCTGAAGATGGAGTCGTCTGTCTGTTGTATGTACCACGTATGTAACCCTCAGCCCAGAGTCTATCTCTGGGAATTTTCTGACTGCTCGCAATTCTAAACCTTGTAATGATGCAGGCGATACAGCAGAGGTGATGCCTCATCCCGATCCCTTGCAGACAGGTCACTTGTCAGCCGATCTGGTTATTCCAGGGCTGTGCGTCCATTGCACCGTCGGAATTATGTAAATCAATCCGTTTCTCACTAATCAGTCGTCGTTCGTATACGGTGTATGATTGCACGACGGACAACATGTGGTATACTGctgtctgtctctctgtCTGCTTAGGGCAAGCGGAACCTCATGATCGACACCGCACGTGACCGGAGATGACATAACACCTTTTACCTTGGCACCTCGACGCCATGCCCAAGCatcattgttgttgttgtcctGAATTCCCAGACACACGCTCTGGTTCTCAGCTGCCTCGTCTGAGACTCACTGGGGCTGCCCTTCCCTCGACCATGAACCCCCACATCTCCGTGCCCCGTCAACATGCCGGACCGGCCAACCTCGGCGGGTCAACGCCGACCAGTCGCCGGTCCAGCGTGCGCATGCCGCGATTCTTCAAGAGGTCGGTGGACGAGTGCTCTGGATCGAATGATATGGTGACTGACCTGCGAAACAGGCTGTTCAAGTTCCCGCAGATGGACTTTGAAATGGCCATTTGGGAGATGACTTCGTTGTTAATTGCCCCGAAGAAGGTCTTCAAGTCAATTTATTACCATGTAAGTGCTCCCAGCAGATCCGGACAGGGAAAATATGCTAACTGGGTGCTTTACAGAAACGTAAGTTGCAATCCACTCTGCGCGGATATCCCACGACGTTACTGacctttccctcttccccaGAAACCAAGAATACATGGCACCGGCCAGACCCGTCCTTCACCTACCTCCtatccttcttccttctcctcacAGCCCTCGCCTGGGGGTTAGCCTATACCCCGTCCTTCGGCGCCATTGTCCGcctcttgttcttcttcatcttcatccacttcATTGGAtcttccctcctcatctcGACCATCGGCTACTTCGTCATCGGCCGACTATTCGGTCCGGACGGCGCTGCCACGTCCCTAGCCGGCTTGCGCGGCTCCCGGGGCCGACGACGCGGCGCCGCGCAGGGTCTATTTGCCCAGCCGGGGGAAAAGGAACAGCTAGAGTTTGGGTATTGTTTTGATGTGAGACGAACCCCCCGTGGCAGCCCGCAATTCCTCTTATGCTTCGCTGACACGGCTACTTATAGGTCTCCAACCGCgctttcttccctctctaCCTCCACCTCTATGTGGTGCAGTTCCTGCTCCTGCCGCTCCTCACTCGCAGCCCGAGCAATTTCCTGGCCACATTCCTCGGAAACACACTATATCTGTCTGCACTCATCTACTATACCTATATCACCTTCCTGGGGTACAATGCCCTCCCCTTTCTGCACAACaccgagctgctgctcgctcccatcctcatctttGCGGTGCTCTGGCTCGTCAGTCTGATTGCCGGCTGGGGGGTTGTCGCGCAAGGCCACAGTGTCGAGGGCTTGTTCTGGGGTGTGTGATGAAGCACCGAACCAAGGGTTCTTTGGATCCCGTGTAGATCTTGTTTTTGACTGGCTCATGCATGGCTGAAAGAGTGTAATTGTGGACTTTTTACATGTATCTGGAGAAGCGGCGTTCGG of the Penicillium psychrofluorescens genome assembly, chromosome: 1 genome contains:
- a CDS encoding uncharacterized protein (ID:PFLUO_000809-T1.cds;~source:funannotate), with product MNPHISVPRQHAGPANLGGSTPTSRRSSVRMPRFFKRLFKFPQMDFEMAIWEMTSLLIAPKKVFKSIYYHKRKLQSTLRGYPTTLLTFPSSPETKNTWHRPDPSFTYLLSFFLLLTALAWGLAYTPSFGAIVRLLFFFIFIHFIGSSLLISTIGYFVIGRLFGPDGAATSLAGLRGSRGRRRGAAQGLFAQPGEKEQLEFGYCFDVSNRAFFPLYLHLYVVQFLLLPLLTRSPSNFLATFLGNTLYLSALIYYTYITFLGYNALPFLHNTELLLAPILIFAVLWLVSLIAGWGVVAQGHSVEGLFWGV